Proteins found in one Candidatus Nomurabacteria bacterium genomic segment:
- a CDS encoding WhiB family transcriptional regulator, giving the protein MANILSWHIKAACDGTFDDRPFDSHLREQKAFIKEFCDGCVVRDLCLLDAIENDNPPGVWGGMTLAEREKLLRRSKNALGIVSVRTTQS; this is encoded by the coding sequence ATGGCGAATATATTATCATGGCACATTAAAGCAGCCTGTGACGGCACATTTGATGATCGGCCATTTGATAGTCACCTAAGAGAGCAAAAAGCTTTTATTAAAGAATTCTGCGATGGGTGCGTGGTTAGGGATTTATGTTTATTAGACGCGATCGAGAATGATAACCCACCTGGGGTTTGGGGTGGAATGACTTTAGCAGAAAGAGAGAAACTACTAAGAAGATCAAAGAATGCTTTAGGCATAGTGTCAGTAAGAACTACTCAATCTTAA